Proteins encoded within one genomic window of Oligoflexus sp.:
- a CDS encoding zinc-dependent metalloprotease, translated as MKLHLSCGLISIVLLASACSKEQRRTKADPTIQNSFTVVDPKGSAAANLGLTDRKLISIKKSALDKEFLLQASMMRQIPMPTANGLKSRIVAFKQSGDALFMMEATQGHVITKDLPAQLILAKLPILSETDTDVIVDFSEGMANTFVAGDWYGSDDSASYIKTFRSLDVKNSFIDNASFHDNALSIRQIAQVLGTQLDTIEVKYYLEPYNPNPDFAKTPGQPLDVFGFFQVAPLYQSDKGNGVVDTYASKWDTSKPIVYAISANTPPEYVEAVRDGILYWNRALPNAPLQAIVAPAGVSAPDYDYNMVQWVPWDTAGYAYADAQMDPRTGEIRHAQIFMTSTFAVSGASRAKALLKAYPGKKKALETAFAMAGMVQRPLCNLELQDNYLNTLETLLTRNAPDTEFLRLSQDYIREVVAHEVGHTMGLRHNFAGSLGASYSLDQRPALIADYVSQGKIPNDLQPASSVMEYQVFEEAAMTGHIIAKTNRMLDYDRKVIEALYSGAEFDPSDVPLFCSDSQTDHLDCQTFDLGRNPVEAIAFTVGQQKDTLVQNLFNTIVRAKRAGKDPSLFVESWASRVLSSRFNLLMLTASETPLIQIRHKYKNPDDYVSEKILAEEQALMQEALMKQGGWEKMLALPSEKELKEVPFALRKMMRDYQEVEGEQSITFSLDEQQRYETLMRDFVTRLQKELPRAQWERLASVTTPLAHNPFTDGLLNWVGTEAHALLLNTEGVVAGQRFNPDGTVTALQLPAFVADSALRQQVAITVARFPAEANWKVAALKEGLRDELREVLDTYLPESSAIKYKDLDTAAQEWRATEQSLIRTLSF; from the coding sequence GTGAAGTTACACCTGTCATGCGGGTTAATCAGCATAGTGCTGCTGGCGAGCGCCTGTTCCAAAGAACAGCGCAGGACCAAAGCGGATCCTACAATCCAGAACTCTTTTACCGTGGTGGATCCCAAAGGATCCGCAGCCGCGAATCTGGGGCTGACCGATCGCAAACTCATCAGTATTAAAAAATCCGCACTCGACAAGGAATTCCTGCTGCAGGCGTCGATGATGCGTCAGATCCCGATGCCGACGGCCAACGGCCTGAAGAGCCGGATCGTGGCCTTCAAACAGTCGGGTGACGCGCTTTTTATGATGGAAGCGACCCAGGGACACGTCATCACCAAAGACCTGCCCGCGCAGCTCATTCTTGCGAAGCTGCCCATTCTGAGTGAAACCGACACGGATGTCATCGTCGATTTCAGTGAAGGCATGGCGAACACTTTTGTCGCCGGGGATTGGTATGGTTCGGATGATAGTGCGAGCTACATCAAAACCTTTCGTAGCCTCGACGTCAAAAACAGCTTCATTGATAACGCCTCCTTCCACGACAACGCTCTGAGCATTCGCCAGATCGCGCAGGTCCTGGGAACTCAGCTCGATACCATCGAGGTGAAGTATTATCTGGAGCCTTACAATCCCAATCCGGACTTTGCGAAAACACCGGGGCAGCCGCTCGATGTCTTTGGTTTCTTCCAGGTTGCACCCCTGTATCAATCCGATAAGGGCAACGGCGTAGTCGACACTTACGCCAGTAAATGGGATACGAGCAAACCCATCGTTTACGCGATTTCAGCCAACACGCCGCCGGAATACGTGGAGGCCGTGCGCGATGGCATCCTTTATTGGAACCGCGCTCTTCCCAATGCGCCGCTGCAGGCGATTGTGGCTCCAGCTGGTGTCAGCGCCCCGGATTATGATTACAACATGGTGCAGTGGGTACCCTGGGATACTGCAGGGTACGCTTATGCCGATGCTCAGATGGATCCACGCACGGGCGAGATTCGTCATGCTCAGATTTTCATGACGAGCACCTTCGCGGTGTCGGGCGCTTCGCGGGCCAAAGCGCTTTTGAAAGCTTATCCAGGGAAAAAGAAGGCTTTGGAAACAGCTTTCGCGATGGCGGGCATGGTGCAAAGACCGCTTTGCAACCTGGAGCTTCAGGATAATTACCTGAACACTTTGGAAACTCTGCTCACCAGGAACGCCCCGGACACGGAATTCCTGCGTCTGTCCCAGGACTATATCCGTGAAGTGGTCGCGCATGAAGTCGGTCACACCATGGGTCTCCGTCATAACTTTGCCGGCTCCCTGGGCGCCAGCTACAGCCTCGATCAACGTCCCGCCTTGATCGCCGATTACGTGTCGCAGGGTAAAATCCCGAATGATCTGCAGCCCGCCTCATCGGTGATGGAATACCAGGTCTTTGAAGAAGCGGCGATGACCGGACATATCATCGCGAAGACCAATCGCATGCTCGATTATGATCGCAAGGTGATCGAAGCCCTATATAGCGGCGCGGAGTTTGATCCCTCGGATGTGCCTCTTTTCTGCTCGGATTCCCAGACGGATCATCTTGATTGCCAGACCTTCGATCTGGGGCGCAACCCGGTCGAAGCCATTGCCTTCACGGTCGGTCAGCAGAAGGATACGCTGGTTCAGAACCTCTTCAATACCATCGTCCGGGCCAAGCGCGCCGGCAAGGATCCTTCCCTTTTCGTGGAAAGCTGGGCCTCACGCGTTCTGAGCAGCCGCTTCAATCTTCTGATGCTGACGGCCAGTGAAACGCCTCTGATTCAGATTCGCCACAAGTATAAAAATCCGGATGACTATGTGAGCGAGAAAATCCTGGCTGAAGAGCAGGCACTGATGCAGGAAGCTCTCATGAAGCAAGGCGGCTGGGAGAAAATGCTGGCTCTTCCCAGCGAAAAAGAGTTAAAGGAAGTGCCCTTCGCACTGCGGAAGATGATGCGCGATTATCAGGAAGTGGAAGGCGAGCAAAGCATCACCTTCAGTCTTGATGAGCAGCAGCGCTATGAGACCCTCATGCGGGATTTCGTAACACGACTGCAAAAGGAACTGCCGCGGGCTCAGTGGGAACGGCTCGCATCGGTGACCACTCCACTGGCTCACAATCCCTTCACAGATGGCCTTTTGAACTGGGTGGGGACCGAGGCTCATGCCCTCCTTTTGAACACAGAGGGTGTGGTCGCCGGCCAACGTTTCAACCCCGATGGAACGGTCACAGCCCTTCAGCTTCCTGCCTTTGTCGCTGATTCCGCCCTGCGTCAGCAGGTGGCCATTACAGTCGCCAGGTTTCCGGCCGAGGCCAACTGGAAAGTCGCTGCGCTGAAGGAAGGACTGCGGGATGAACTGCGCGAAGTCCTGGATACTTACCTGCCGGAAAGCAGCGCTATCAAGTATAAAGACCTCGATACGGCGGCTCAGGAATGGCGAGCCACCGAGCAGAGTCTGATTCGGACGCTGTCCTTCTAA